In the genome of Bacteroidota bacterium, one region contains:
- a CDS encoding RidA family protein, producing the protein MDRKNISSGGKWENIVGYSRAVRAGNMIFIAGTTAHSDNSIVGINDPYTQSIYILKKIEAAIIEAGGQLKNVVCTRMFVTDISNWEEIGRAHGEFFKDIKPVATMVQVSSLIDPGLLVEIEAIAVVQ; encoded by the coding sequence ATGGATAGAAAAAATATTTCTTCAGGTGGTAAATGGGAGAACATAGTAGGATATTCAAGAGCGGTTCGAGCAGGCAATATGATTTTTATTGCCGGAACTACCGCCCATTCGGATAATAGTATTGTTGGGATTAATGATCCTTATACTCAATCCATTTATATCCTTAAAAAAATCGAAGCTGCAATTATTGAAGCAGGTGGTCAGCTTAAAAATGTTGTTTGCACTCGCATGTTTGTCACTGATATTTCAAATTGGGAAGAAATTGGACGAGCACATGGTGAATTTTTTAAGGATATCAAACCTGTTGCTACTATGGTTCAAGTCAGTTCTCTGATTGACCCGGGTTTGTTGGTTGAGATTGAAGCTATTGCGGTGGTTCAATAA